CACACTTTGAGTGCTGCATACAACTCATCAGTGAGcctgctgatccaaaagaaggcaaaaaaaacacagtttgaagcacttgcaacaaactaggaaaaaaatccttcttgaccccaaaatggcagtcagattaatccttggatcaagcagctattaccctgaatattatgacattatcttTGACATGTCCTCTTATTATTTTGACCACTAGGTAACCAGACATTGTTGATGCATGTATGTGCTTGCATCAACAATGCTGCTGAAATGATGCTAGGCTTGTGTCAGGTTGAGGTGTCAAACCATCTAAATTTCCAGCAATCTGAGCCTGATTCTATGCTAAGTGGGAATGTACATCATGCTGACTGCCCAAAATATGTCAATAGGGAGTCCAGTGAAAGGAGTGCTTCTGTAGATGTCTAAAGAGTTTGCCAAACTGCTGCatgaacaaacaaaataataaattccAAACATATAGCTATAgttaaaacacctttattaaaataAGCTACAGTGGCTGAGGAGCTTGAAGTGTCCCTTTCATCATAAATGCAAATAAGAACAGCAAATCTTGAGCATAAGTGTATTGGACAAAGACAATTTTGACGGACGAAACAAGAGAAAGCAAGTGACAAGAAATCTGAATCTATGTAAAGctgacatatatgtgtgtgtgtatatatatatatatatatatatatatatatatatatatatatacacatatacatatatatatatatatatttatttttatttttaaaggaacactgtatgtACATTTATAAGAAATGTATAAACCAAATCTTATTACCATGAAACCACACCAGAATAATTACCAGCTTTGAAGTAGTTTCAACTACACGGcaagataaaaaataattcaaGTTCTTTTTTATGaccaaattaatatttttatgacaAAGACTATGTCAAGTGCTCAAAAGTTTATGGAAAATGTAGTCTAATAAAACTGGTTACAAATGTTTCAAAAATGGAGGCCTAAGCAaagcaaatgtatacaaaacgtGACATTTAGCCTTTCAAGAGTTGTTGGAACACAACAATATAAAAATCTTCCAATTTCAGTTATTGCTATTTCAATCTCATTCTTTGCAGGTTTAAGCAGATGACACAAATAGTCTATGCTAAAAtgattttaattaaatataaggTACTTTTTAATGAAATAATAACTTGTAGAACAATCTATAACTTAAATTTGCCATTATGTTTACAATTTTCAAAGATTTATCTTCTGAATACATAACTTGCCCTATTTTCACCTAATTCACATCACCGGCTTGTGAGACAGGACACTTAATaaatgctttaaagggacactccaggcacccagaccacgtctgcccattggagtggtctgggtgccaactcccactacccttgaccctgcagtgtaattattgcagttttcacattgcagggttaactccttctctagtggctgtctactagacagccactagagggcacttcctggtttctagcacaggttttctgtgctagagcgtcgctggacatcctcacgctatgtgcgggcctccagtgtcgctcaattccccataggaaagcattgaaaggttGCAGGCAAGATATCCACTACTTTtgcaagtttttttgtttttttaataaaaatgcagAAATTAATGTATGCGCGTCTCCATTAGGGTTATATATACTAAGcagtaaatatttttaatttttttattttggcaatGGACTGTATCTTTTAATGTTATGTGTCCATAAAGCACAGTTATCCCAATTAGGGTTAAAAGATCTACCATGTTTTCTTGAGCACACATTACTCGTATATACTGATGGGTATAACATGAAAGATAAAGTCGTTAAGTAAAACATATAAGTCTTGCATTTAGAATATCAAATAACAAATAAAAGGGGGACTCTGGATCATATGAAAGATTCAAAAGCAGAACTACGCTTCCATGTGCGACCTGAACACATGTACAACAATGATTTCATAACAGGACAGTGATTTGGCATTACTAGACTCAATGCAAAGGCTTGTTTTGTTTATAATAAAATTAACCGACCATATCCTTCAGAGTCCCAGAAATCTGGCACATTTAAGTAGTAATAGAGTACATGACATTCATATTATATACAGCCCTAATGCACTCTTGAGTAAGATATGAGATATGTAGGATcactcagtaaagtgagaattgccaggtattcaaagcaaattcaaagacaattttaaattcaaggccaaaataactgaactgcAAGAGTAGGTGACCAGGAGAATGTTTCCAAAGCAGCTATTCTGGCCTTACATTTCAAATTCATGTCGAATTAATGACACTTTTCACTGTAGAAAATAACCCTGATGGTTTCCTTGCCATTGATGGATTCCATGAAAGAAAGGGATTAATGTTATCATTACAAATATATACTGTTAGCCAAGACGTCATCTTCCAGgataatatctgccaagtgttaGTATTAATAATGTTCTTTGATCATTTTACTAACATTATTAAAAATCTATAATGAGAGATTCATATAGAATAGTGTATTTACCAATAATTACTTAAAAttatgtctttatttattttgtatgcatATACTAATGGGTTTTTAATCAACAAATTACCCTGTGCTATGAAGAGAATGTTTGGAAAAGTGATAATGGAAATCAGATAattataacattattataacatTAGTCTGGATAGCTAGATATTTAGTGGTATCCATGGCGAGAAGATAAAATGTCCTTGCATATActtagggctattcactaaactatgaactCCAATGAACTAAAATCAGAATGTTGACATTTAGGCTAAAATcgtcaagctgtgactatagttcAGTTGGACAATTCAGCTTTGTATGTGTAAATTGTGTTATTCATATATAAATTTTCGACATTTCAGAATTAAGAAATGTATAAACAAAATTCAAAATTACAGCAAATTCACATTAGAATGTCAAAATGAAGGCCAAAATATCTAATCTGGAAAATATCTCATGGTCATCTAACTTCACTATTCAGCTTCACTATTTTAGCCAACATTTTGTTATTCATTTGTTATTTGGAGTATAGCGAATGATCTTCTAACAAAGACGTTAAGTGAACTAATAACAATTGCAAAATGTTTCCAAAATAAAATTCTCCAATCAATATATTTTTCCAGTTAGtccatttaatttagaatttaccaATAGTTTCATTGTCACACAGTTCATCCAATCAGAAACATGTTTTTGCTTTTAATTAAAGGGATGCTCCAatgtaactaaaaataaaataaaaagtcactATTTAGTATTTATACCCCAATGAAAGCATACAGCCTTTGCAAttactccccttcttccccaacctgactttctgtgtctgtccaattatggacttcctaatgcagctcaatgtgaagtctttgcaaggcaggtgctctgggctatTGCTTGCCTCTTACGTTCAGCACCACTAAGCCAAACAACCAGGGAGAAACAGGATCAGTGGTCTGTTTAAAAAAGGGGATGTAACATggtcaatttataaaagtgtcactttctactgaaatctgaactgtttctgaaatgataaaaaaaagaggacacttttcatacataaagcatttcagtaaGATACAGTGATTTAGGGATCTGTAagggtccctttaaatgcaaACTTTCCAATTCCCAATTTGAATCCAATGAAATCATTTAGATCATCAATTGAGTGAGTAAAATTCAATTTAGATTACTCCCAGCTAACTTTACACCCTGCTACTCCCTTCTTTAATTTGATTGGGTTTAGTTATAATTTGGCAGCAGTTAAAAGAACCACATGATGGTTTGTTCATTCTCTTTGATTTTGTTCTAAATATTTTAGCTGTTTTTAACAAAGGCTTACACAAGAAGGGATTTTTAATAATGATAATTTTAAGCAAGTTTGTCGATCCAGTTGCTGCTAGATTGAAAGGTATGCTACAGTACATAATTATGACAAGTGTGatgcattttctaaaaaaaaatcattctaggTTGTCAAGTATATATCGGATAAGGCATTCCAGTGGTAAATTCCCAAATGCTCCATAAAGGTGAAATTGGGAGAAGATTATTCTTTCAAAGTTAAATGTCTTTTGTATTAGCCAGTTAGACCTATGAATAAGATCTCATGTCAAACATGCTTTCTTACAGGGCTTGTCCCTAAAGTGTGAAAGTGAACTTGGTGAAATAGTTGATATGGAAAACTTTTCTGTTTGACTAATTTTGCCCAAAATGGTAAGAATTCTTGTAAATTCCTTAAATCACTGTTAAATGCATGATTTCCTTGTGCTGGAAATAACTTTTTCAGCAAAACCCTAAtgcgtgggtgtgtgtgtgtgtatgttttgtgtggttttttttttttgtgtgttttttttttttaaaacgtgtGCATATATCTCTCACAAGAATTGTAAAGGAACCAGTTACCAGAAGAAACACCATCTCGTGTACTGTACTTCAAACTGTATCTTGCTACTTGGTTCCATCACTTtttccatattaaaaaaaaaaaaaagtgagctaGTGATGCATCAGGCAGCCTGACAATAAGAAGCCAGACTGTGCAGTGCTCTTGacagggtcctagtgccctgagTTAGCACAAGTATAGCTAATCATCCAACAACTTTGAGAGTTCCCTGGTGTCCACAGAAGCAGTCTCAGTACAGGACCCTAAAATGTGGAATACTGGTAGCCCTGCCATATAAAATGGCTGTCATGAGAATTTTAAATCTGGCAACCTAGTTCCTCCTCCCTGCATTCCATCATTACTAAATGTTTCTACTTTAACTCTGGATATTTTTACACAAAGGTGTTAAAGGGTAATCAAGTGctgccattttatttattttttatttcatgcatGTCTAGCGTAGAAAGAGGTAACCTTCtgggtggactacatctcctctgatgctttgccagcatcggaaatgtagtccacaccatctgcagtgccaaaggttgcttaccccAGGTCTAAATAACTAACTGGTGTCTGTAGATCTCGGGACCAGCTGAGAGATATTCTGTTTATTTCTGTGTACATGTGAAGTCTAACAAAACATTTATTAATACTTTGCAGAATATAAGGCTATACTGAAAAAGAAGTCTCTGCCATTTGAAACCCATATGCTTTTGCACCACTGGCTGTCTAAATGTTTATATGTTAAGCCAGATGAAGTGGAGAAGAAACAACTGGCTGCGATGACTTCATTAACTGAAAGACAAGTGAGTGTGCTAACTAGTCTCTGTACCTGAGAAGACCTTGGAGACAAAGACCATtatgtaactttatttttattcctcTTTATGGCATATGATGGTGACCAATATGCTGGACTCTTCAAATTCTGATTCCTCATGACTTTCAATGGTTACTCCCTTCTCTACTAACTTCATAACTAGCAAGTTTGCTagtggatttttttgtttgtttttggtttttgtgCATTGTTCAGCATGAATATAGTAAAGGGGTGAAAAAACATGAGAAACGGTGCCTGCATATGAGTTATAATGACCTTATGGGTGTAAGGGCTGGTTGAAAATAAACCAGGTCGTTATAAccatccagtaacgtggctaaTTGAGCTTGTGGTGAGATTCCCTGAATTGAGGAGTACCCCTAACTGAAGGGGTATTTGAGGGTGGAGGGAGTTGAGATATAGTGGGTGTATGCATAATATTGCTATATCTGAACAGTGGTTGATCATATATCATGATGTAGTTTGCTAGCTACATTTAATGAAAGGATTGTTCAATTAAGATGCATGTATTCATTCTTctccaaaatgcatgtattgccCGCTTTACTTTCATTCCTATGCCCTAACTTATCTTCTGCCTTCACCTACTTATCAGTTTCAAGCGGTGCACCCTTGTTCAGTTCCAAGTTCTGCCTCTACTCTTGCTTTCTAGCTCCACCTATAGAGGATGACACTAATTTGTCTCTGTATCTTTCTTCTTTGTGAATGATGTactagatgatgatgatgatgatgattattGTAATCTTGAGTTTTTAAACACTCTTGCTAAAGAGTAAATTGTTTCTCAAACTGATCGCTTTCCAATATAGTCAACCATGAACTGTTGGCAGGATTATCCCATCGATCCATTCTTGAAATATGCTCTTTGCCATCTAGTATATTTCAAAGTCTACGTTATCTCACCTCTTATAAATATAGCAAATTTCAAGTAATTTGGATTTCAATgtctgttacactgtatacatatcCTACATTTTCATCTAGATTGTAAACTGTCATACAACTCTTGTTTCTGACCTCAAGCAGTTTGCCCAATGGATTTTCACTCTATAAAATTATAGCATGTGTTCTATAAAGATTTTAAACTACTGTGTATAAGACgacactttttttaaatattgaagaaattaatattttaaacgtcaaatataatttttatattttagaggtgacttctgagaAGAACACCCTTCTGATTATCATGCCTTCCCTGTGCTATGGTATTCTGAAGTTAATGGCTccatagtgcatgctgggagactacagctcccacaatacagcaggtggtgtgagggcatgctgggacatcacagtagtattccccccaccccccataaatataaatcagaaaggaGCAAAACCTTAACCTGCTCCTTTGTATGGTGTGGTATGTCTCTGGAGCTCTGTGGGAAAGTGCTGCAAtctgctgcagctcccacacaTATAGGGACcttcctccttgccacagcattcagaagtggatcaGCGGGAGTGAGTTCTGGTATGTGTGGGCTGTGGCACACTGAAATGCATCAGGTGCCATCTTGGGCacagttaacccctgcagtgacattccatgtataagacaagccccaattttagactaaagAAATTTAGGAAAAAAGTCTaatacatggaaaaatatggtAGTTTGTTAATAAGCTAACGTCTTACTGTTCATGTAATACACATCTGCAGTGCAAAAAGTAAATGGATAAAACAGAGCAAAAATGTAGGGTGTGCCAACTAAGGGTATCTCCAGATTGTAAAACTACAATATAATGTGATGGGATACCAAGGAGTGAGATACCGTTCAAAGTGCATTACAAGAGCTTGTGGTCCTTTCTGGTAACATAGTGAAATATGTCACAAACCGCACAGAAGTCCAAATTTTAAATTCTTATTCAGTGGAGCTAGAACTGCTCTAGGCAAAACTGCATTCAATGTGGTTTtaatccccacttgtaggatatcccTTTATCAACATTACACAAGGTAATAGTGAGAACCATTtgaaataaaagaaacaatagTGCTTTCCATTGAAGTATGCACAAACAAGTGAAAATGTACTTACCTTAAACAGTAAAGCAGGTGTTACGGGTCCATAATCTAGGAATATCTGAAATTAAAATGCTCAAGTATATAACAAAACCAGCTTGAAAGGTGGCCAAAATGTGTTAATAATTTTCTTAAATTAAAATCAACAATGCGTTTAACCCTATTAAGGGCCATTTCAAGTGGAACAAAGTACCTGTAGGGTGAAATGCATTGGATTTTCACTGTTTTGCCACATATTTTGAGCATTTTCATTTCAGATATTCCTGTATTATGGACCTGTGACACCTGCTGACTAAtttccaaagaatcctaggtggcgGTTATACCACTTACACCTTGATCAAAGAGTGGTGTATGCTCTGTTTTATTGTGTTAATAATATTGTGTTCACTTATTTGTACGTGCTTACATGGAGTACTACTGTGGTGAAGGAACCAGTTACCAAAATGACTACCACATATTGTACTGTACTTCAAACTGTATGTTGCTACTTGGtatccccttttttattttatttatttttttattataaatctgGAGAtaccctatatttttttttttctcggttTTAGAGGGATCCCTTGTTGGGTATTGCTGCCTTGCCATTTTAAATTCAGCACTTTCCCACCTGTATTGTGTTTACTGTTTTTATAACTTAGCATGTTGTGAATGGGGAGCTCACTAAGTTGGAGAATATGCCCACTAGCTGAGATCACTACTCTGCCTAGCATGCATATGGATTGGACTACTCTGAAGTCTTATAATTGCTATGTCCCAAAAAAATGGATGCACTAACTTTATAGTCAATATCATTTTACAACATTAAGTTGATAAATAGCCCCACTGTGTCCCTAATATTAAACCCTGTTTTCAGACTACATTCCCTCTAAATGTTAGTGTGTTCAGGTGCAATCTTTTCCCATACACACAAATGCAACTGATTTGAGTATTTCTGCCGCTCATTCAAAGACTGCCACTATACATGGAAGCTTCTTTGAAAATTCACTATTACTATGAAGAAAGCTGTCACGGTTtagatcactttaataaatataatcaaaTGAAATACTGAATTTAACCACTACTttacagaaaacttttaaagatCCACCATTGCATGAAAGGATGATTCTAATATACCTTTGCTATCAATCATTTTAGAGTAGGGTATTTGAAGTcctgtgggattttttttaattttttttatttttttaagacggCTCATATGAACATTGGGTTAACGTATATAAATAGAACTCGTGTcatagttttaacactatataacTGCCTTCTATCCTCTCTGCTTACAGATCTCAAACTGGTTAAAATATGCCCGCCGACGTATTTTACGTGAAAAGATAATGATGAAAGAAATAGATCCCGTCCAGCTTGGTTTTAATCAAAGTGGAAAAAAGATGAAGCTAAGATTTAAAAATCTCAAAAAGCCAAATTTTCTAAAACTTCCAAAAAAGCAAAAGTTTCAAACCTTTCCAAAAAGAAAGTCTACTGTTGCTCTAGGACATCAGACCTCTTATGAATGCCCACCTCTTAATTTGTTAGATAAAGTTATGACTAAAGAATGTATCTCTAAAAGTGGTGATGTGACTCGGCCATGTGTGACACTCGTACATCTAGCGGAGGATCTGAGTCTACTGCAGCTCCTGGCTGATGTTGCCTCACAACGTAAAGAAGAAATGGaagctgaaaaatccaaaatggagGCGGCCTTCATTGACCTTGATCAAAAAGAGCCATAATTGAATGGTTATACATCTCCACCTCCTGTAACCATTctgaaaaggcaaaaaaaaaaaaatcagggttgttctatgggggagaggaggtaatgtgtgtttttaattcacATCCTTGGTTGATTTATGCATAGCATCTATTCATAGTAACATCTCTTGTCAACTACCTCTGACATGCCTGGTACCATTTTTATATGCTGCATTCTTTGTAAGTCAAGAGTTTCTATGGCTTGTCTAATCTGCTTTATACAGACCTACTTTAAACAGTCTTTCTCTGGAGCTTCAATCCGCAATTTGGTTTGTTTTCTGTATAATAAATATGGTCCTCAAGGAAATGATTGTCTGCCTTGCCTACTTATTTGGTGACTACAGCATGGAAAGTAAATATGGTTCCGTTGAGTGAATCAATCTGCTTTTTCAACCCGTTATGATTGATCTTATGGCTAGTCTCTTACTTTCCAGCTGTACACCTGCCCCCCCCTAACACTCCTCAAATAATATTAgttgcttattattattttagaatgGCTAGCTTCTTAAGCTGAAAGCATAATGTCTTAGAAGCTAGACTCCTACATAAGGGATGATATAGATGCAAGTTAAATTCTTCCACTTtgtttttaaagtttaaaaaaaaaaaaaatcttgctggTCAACTGCATAGATTACCCGGTATATTCTATTGTCATTCAGTAACAATTCtcattcctgtagctttaagattCCTTcaccttaaaataataaaaaaaaacgaattcTACCCTTTCAATAACTTTTTGTGGcttgttttaaaaaattttttttttttttttttcttaacctgATTTTGCAATGACCAGCGGAAGACTAGAaaattctcatgtaatttaaatAGCTTTTTATAACCCTTCAATTGTACACTTGGCTGGCTGAGCTCAAtaagctgttaccccacatattaaatGCTATACCCCTGAATATTGTCTTTGCAAGAATTCACCCAGGTAATCTCTAAAAATGGTAATGCTCTGCATGAAGAGGTGTTTTTTATTGGACCAAATAACATCTTGGTTATAAAAGCAAATAACATGCTTTTAGACTAAATCTAATTtctgtctaaatgcatgaccttgtgtcctatatctgaatagattttcagataaTGGCTTGCATTGGCCAGGCCTAGTTGTGTTTATATAACCTATCAAAGTGCAgagtttctaaactaaacagattaaataaaaaggctaacaatttatttttataattaaaatctTCCATACACTTAATTTGACGTTCACCTCTACACTTTGCTAGTGCCAGAATatctctttagaacaggtgcccaaaattgcacagcatatttaaaggt
This region of Pelobates fuscus isolate aPelFus1 chromosome 2, aPelFus1.pri, whole genome shotgun sequence genomic DNA includes:
- the LOC134585789 gene encoding homeobox protein TGIF2LX-like; this translates as MIILSKFVDPVAARLKEYKAILKKKSLPFETHMLLHHWLSKCLYVKPDEVEKKQLAAMTSLTERQISNWLKYARRRILREKIMMKEIDPVQLGFNQSGKKMKLRFKNLKKPNFLKLPKKQKFQTFPKRKSTVALGHQTSYECPPLNLLDKVMTKECISKSGDVTRPCVTLVHLAEDLSLLQLLADVASQRKEEMEAEKSKMEAAFIDLDQKEP